From Acinetobacter sp. ASP199, the proteins below share one genomic window:
- a CDS encoding amino acid permease, whose amino-acid sequence MDVEDHQLKKQLSNRHIQLIALGGAIGTGLFLGLSHTIQLAGPSVLLGYAIAGIIAFLIMRQLGEMVVHEPVSGSFSYFANKYWGKKAGFISGWNYWVLYVLVSMAELSAIGTFVQFWWPEIPTWLTALAFFLLMNGINLVNVKFFGESEFIFSMVKIIAILSMIGFGIYLLFSGSAGSQASVTNLWQHGGFFPEGWSGFMMALAVIMFAFGGLELIGIAASETKNPEKTIPKAVNQIVYRVLIFYIGAIGVLLCLYPWNLVAQGGSPFVMIFQSLNSHGVANVLNFVVLVAALSVYNSCIYCNTRMLLGLAQQGNAPAFLKKINRRGIPVNAVLFSAAVSGICVLMNYLMPGEAFGILMLLVVSALVINWLMISLTHLKFRKAMQEQQQTTAFPSLFGRWSNYLTISFIIMILMIMSFTKEMQIAVALVPVWLLFLTVMYVMKYRRKPVLLPESTEPTT is encoded by the coding sequence CTTTCCAACCGGCATATCCAGTTAATCGCCTTAGGCGGAGCCATCGGTACAGGATTATTTTTAGGTTTATCACATACGATTCAGCTGGCAGGTCCATCAGTACTTTTAGGCTATGCCATTGCTGGCATCATTGCATTTCTGATCATGCGCCAATTGGGTGAGATGGTGGTGCATGAACCGGTTAGTGGTTCATTCAGTTATTTTGCCAATAAATACTGGGGCAAAAAAGCAGGCTTTATTTCAGGCTGGAACTATTGGGTGCTCTATGTCTTAGTGAGTATGGCTGAGTTGAGTGCAATCGGTACTTTCGTTCAGTTCTGGTGGCCGGAGATTCCGACCTGGCTCACGGCACTGGCATTCTTCCTGCTCATGAATGGGATCAATCTGGTCAATGTCAAATTCTTCGGTGAGAGTGAATTTATATTTTCCATGGTCAAGATCATTGCCATTTTAAGCATGATCGGATTCGGGATCTATCTGCTGTTTAGCGGTTCTGCTGGCAGTCAGGCCAGTGTGACAAACTTGTGGCAGCATGGCGGATTTTTCCCTGAGGGCTGGTCAGGTTTTATGATGGCACTTGCTGTGATTATGTTTGCATTTGGTGGGCTGGAGCTGATTGGTATTGCCGCCAGTGAAACCAAAAATCCAGAAAAGACCATTCCAAAAGCAGTGAATCAGATTGTCTACCGTGTACTGATTTTCTATATTGGTGCCATTGGCGTGTTGCTATGTCTGTATCCATGGAATCTGGTGGCGCAGGGCGGTAGTCCGTTCGTAATGATTTTCCAGTCATTGAATAGTCATGGTGTGGCGAATGTTCTTAATTTTGTAGTTCTGGTCGCTGCACTTTCGGTCTATAACAGCTGTATTTACTGTAATACCCGTATGTTGTTGGGTCTGGCTCAACAGGGTAATGCACCGGCATTTTTAAAGAAAATTAACCGCCGTGGTATTCCGGTGAATGCTGTTTTATTCTCGGCAGCAGTCTCCGGTATCTGTGTATTAATGAATTACCTCATGCCGGGTGAAGCTTTCGGTATTCTGATGCTACTGGTGGTTTCTGCTTTGGTCATTAACTGGCTGATGATTTCACTGACCCATTTGAAATTCAGAAAAGCCATGCAGGAACAGCAGCAGACGACCGCATTCCCAAGCCTGTTTGGCCGCTGGAGTAATTACCTGACAATTTCATTTATCATCATGATTTTAATGATCATGAGCTTTACCAAAGAAATGCAGATTGCCGTTGCATTGGTGCCGGTCTGGTTGCTGTTTTTGACGGTGATGTATGTGATGAAATATCGCAGGAAACCTGTGCTCTTGCCTGAATCTACTGAACCCACCACTTAA
- a CDS encoding substrate-binding domain-containing protein — protein sequence MRFTNIAILIAAGIAASTTANAARDTIQIAGSSTVLPYASIVAEEFGNTFPQFKTPVVGSGGSSGGLKQFCNGVGDNTIDIANSSRQIKGSELAECKKNGVNQVLEIKVGYDGIVFASNSKKAAYKLRPQHVFAALAAQLPANGKMVANPYTRWNQIDKSLPNEPITLVIPASNHGTREVFQEKMVDAGCETYAAIKSLDKDAKKKACTTFRKDGRVIEIAGDYTETLARLKTSPSAVGVFGLGFYDQNRDRLRVATVNNVAPSEQTILNGSYPVSRPLFFYVKGEHLKSIKGLQQFTEYFLSKRVSGKGSKLEKAGLISMSDKERAAVLANFKAAKVVVVK from the coding sequence ATGCGCTTTACAAATATAGCAATCTTAATTGCAGCGGGGATCGCAGCATCTACAACAGCGAATGCAGCACGTGACACCATCCAGATTGCAGGTTCTTCAACTGTTTTACCTTATGCCAGTATTGTCGCTGAAGAATTTGGCAACACTTTCCCACAATTTAAAACTCCAGTCGTGGGTTCTGGTGGTTCTTCAGGTGGTTTGAAACAGTTCTGTAATGGCGTTGGTGACAACACCATCGATATCGCAAACTCTTCTCGTCAAATTAAAGGCTCTGAACTTGCAGAGTGTAAGAAAAATGGCGTGAACCAGGTATTAGAAATTAAAGTGGGTTATGACGGTATTGTATTTGCATCGAATTCTAAAAAAGCAGCTTACAAACTTCGTCCACAACATGTTTTTGCAGCACTAGCAGCACAGTTGCCAGCCAATGGCAAAATGGTGGCTAACCCATATACACGCTGGAACCAGATTGACAAATCACTTCCTAATGAACCGATCACACTGGTGATTCCTGCTTCTAATCATGGAACACGCGAAGTCTTCCAGGAGAAGATGGTGGATGCAGGTTGTGAAACTTACGCTGCAATTAAGTCTTTAGATAAAGATGCCAAAAAGAAAGCATGTACAACATTCCGTAAAGACGGTCGTGTCATTGAAATCGCGGGCGACTACACAGAAACATTGGCACGTTTAAAAACGTCTCCAAGCGCAGTTGGTGTATTCGGTCTAGGCTTCTATGACCAAAACCGTGACCGCCTACGCGTTGCAACAGTGAACAATGTCGCACCATCTGAGCAGACTATCCTGAATGGTTCTTACCCGGTATCTCGTCCATTGTTCTTCTATGTGAAAGGCGAGCACCTGAAATCAATCAAAGGTTTACAGCAATTCACAGAATACTTCCTAAGCAAGCGTGTTTCAGGTAAGGGTTCTAAATTGGAAAAAGCAGGCTT